One part of the Arabidopsis thaliana chromosome 1 sequence genome encodes these proteins:
- the GONST2 gene encoding golgi nucleotide sugar transporter 2 (golgi nucleotide sugar transporter 2 (GONST2); CONTAINS InterPro DOMAIN/s: Protein of unknown function DUF250 (InterPro:IPR004853); BEST Arabidopsis thaliana protein match is: golgi nucleotide sugar transporter 1 (TAIR:AT2G13650.3); Has 1672 Blast hits to 1666 proteins in 234 species: Archae - 0; Bacteria - 5; Metazoa - 480; Fungi - 272; Plants - 768; Viruses - 0; Other Eukaryotes - 147 (source: NCBI BLink).) codes for MSAVKLEAIVCHEPDESELSHLSDNGSKTKNGVVFQLLDQKSSEHRWFSERFLRWRRRYLPVDGDNRRDHGSVKQSGPLVSGAAYCISSCSMIILNKIVLSSYNFNAGVSLMLYQNLISCLVVAVLDISGVVSVEKFNWKLIRVWMPVNVIFVGMLVSGMYRNRGGIHVPQKAEQQGLGCNVHDDHFCNQRRYHGSHIRCSRVTWQLANCFLTASYSLTLRRVMDKAKQSTKSGSLNEVSMVLLNNLLSIPFGIILIILLGEWRYVISTDVTKDSMFWVVATASGFLGLAISFTSMWFLHQTGPTTYSLVGSLNKVPISLAGLVLFNVPLSLPNLFSILFGLFAGVVFARAKMS; via the exons ATGTCTGCCGTGAAACTGGAAGCAATTGTTTGCCACGAGCCTGATGAATCAGAGCTGAGTCACTTGAGTGATAATGGTAGTAAAACTAAAAACGGAGTTGTCTTTCAACTTCTCGATCAGAAGAGTTCCGAACATAGATGGTTTAGTGAAAG GTTTCTTAGATGGAGACGGAGATATCTTCCGGTTGATGGAGATAACAGGCGTGACCACGGGTCTGTGAAACAGTCAGGACCTCTTGTGTCTGGTGCAGCTTACTGTATCTCTTCCTGCAGCATGATTATATTGAACAAAATTGTTCTCTCCAGCTACAATTTCAACGCAGGGGTCTCTTTGATGCTTTATCAA AACTTAATCAGCTGTTTGGTGGTAGCTGTACTAGATATCTCTGGAGTGGTTTCAGTGGAAAAATTTAACTGGAAGTTGATTAGAGTATGGATGCCTGTCAATGTTATCTTTGTGGGCATGCTGGTCTCGGGAATGTACAG GAATAGGGGAGGTATACATGTTCCGCAAAAGGCAGAACAACAAGGTTTGGGCTGCAATGTTCATGATG ATCATTTCTGCAATCAGCGGAGGTATCACGGATCTCACATTCGATGCAGTAGGGTAACTTGGCAGCTTGCTAACTGCTTTCTGACCGCAAGTTATTCA CTTACTCTTCGTCGAGTTATGGACAAAGCAAAGCAGTCTACAAAGTCTGGCTCTCTTAATGAAGTGTCAATGGTGCTGCTGAATAATCTATTGTCAATACCCTTTGGCATCATCTTGATTATCTTACTAGGCGAATGGAGATACGTAATAAGCAC GGATGTGACAAAAGATTCAATGTTTTGGGTAGTGGCAACAGCAAGCGGTTTCCTTGGTTTAGCCATCAGCTTCACTTCGATGTGGTTCCTGCATCAAACCGGACCCACAACATACAG TTTGGTGGGTTCATTAAACAAGGTTCCGATATCACTAGCTGGTCTTGTACTCTTCAACGTCCCTCTCAGTCTCCCAAATCTGTTCAGCATACTGTTTG gTTTATTTGCTGGAGTGGTCTTTGCCAGAGCTAAAATGTCATAA
- a CDS encoding josephin protein-like protein (josephin protein-related; BEST Arabidopsis thaliana protein match is: JOSEPHIN-like protein (TAIR:AT2G29640.1); Has 49 Blast hits to 49 proteins in 11 species: Archae - 0; Bacteria - 0; Metazoa - 0; Fungi - 0; Plants - 49; Viruses - 0; Other Eukaryotes - 0 (source: NCBI BLink).) translates to MSATGIKRSNLNTRPVQRDASAKQTAIKGPYGKSPGCTTSCGLRLPRKTEVTAAKLIKHLGCKFAKGLRLVVMRKKKRSPPSKVSSFSGRSQPPIIPINNDSHRSEAIEDCIQFINSSSSFTRSNSTS, encoded by the coding sequence ATGTCAGCTACTGGTATAAAACGGTCCAACCTCAACACTAGACCGGTTCAGAGAGATGCTTCGGCTAAGCAAACAGCTATCAAGGGACCTTATGGTAAGAGTCCGGGATGCACAACAAGCTGCGGATTAAGGTTACCGAGGAAAACAGAAGTGACAGCAGCAAAATTGATCAAGCATCTTGGATGCAAATTTGCAAAAGGTTTGCGTCTGGTggtgatgaggaagaagaaaagatctCCACCGTCgaaggtttcttctttttctgggAGGTCTCAGCCACCAATCATCCCAATAAACAATGACAGTCATCGATCAGAGGCCATAGAAGACTGCATACAGTTCATCAACTCATCATCCTCCTTCACCAGATCAAACTCTACTTCTTAA
- a CDS encoding josephin protein-like protein, which produces MFSHVKSLYSPDCVIFYLCPDTPWFIICFLIFLYPPLTCFFVLSLIPPFYCSRRLMKGICIHKATGIKRSNLNTRPVQRDASAKQTAIKGPYGKSPGCTTSCGLRLPRKTEVTAAKLIKHLGCKFAKGLRLVVMRKKKRSPPSKVSSFSGRSQPPIIPINNDSHRSEAIEDCIQFINSSSSFTRSNSTS; this is translated from the exons ATGTTTTCACATGTAAAATCACTCTATTCTCCAGATTGTGTGATCTTCTATTTATGTCCTGACACTCCCTGGTTTATTATATGCTTTCTCATATTCTTGTACCCACCattaacttgtttttttgttctttccttGATCCCTCCTTTTTATTGTAGCCGCAGACTCATGAAAGGAATCTGCATCCATAAAG CTACTGGTATAAAACGGTCCAACCTCAACACTAGACCGGTTCAGAGAGATGCTTCGGCTAAGCAAACAGCTATCAAGGGACCTTATGGTAAGAGTCCGGGATGCACAACAAGCTGCGGATTAAGGTTACCGAGGAAAACAGAAGTGACAGCAGCAAAATTGATCAAGCATCTTGGATGCAAATTTGCAAAAGGTTTGCGTCTGGTggtgatgaggaagaagaaaagatctCCACCGTCgaaggtttcttctttttctgggAGGTCTCAGCCACCAATCATCCCAATAAACAATGACAGTCATCGATCAGAGGCCATAGAAGACTGCATACAGTTCATCAACTCATCATCCTCCTTCACCAGATCAAACTCTACTTCTTAA
- a CDS encoding josephin protein-like protein translates to MKGICIHKATGIKRSNLNTRPVQRDASAKQTAIKGPYGKSPGCTTSCGLRLPRKTEVTAAKLIKHLGCKFAKGLRLVVMRKKKRSPPSKVSSFSGRSQPPIIPINNDSHRSEAIEDCIQFINSSSSFTRSNSTS, encoded by the exons ATGAAAGGAATCTGCATCCATAAAG CTACTGGTATAAAACGGTCCAACCTCAACACTAGACCGGTTCAGAGAGATGCTTCGGCTAAGCAAACAGCTATCAAGGGACCTTATGGTAAGAGTCCGGGATGCACAACAAGCTGCGGATTAAGGTTACCGAGGAAAACAGAAGTGACAGCAGCAAAATTGATCAAGCATCTTGGATGCAAATTTGCAAAAGGTTTGCGTCTGGTggtgatgaggaagaagaaaagatctCCACCGTCgaaggtttcttctttttctgggAGGTCTCAGCCACCAATCATCCCAATAAACAATGACAGTCATCGATCAGAGGCCATAGAAGACTGCATACAGTTCATCAACTCATCATCCTCCTTCACCAGATCAAACTCTACTTCTTAA